Proteins encoded within one genomic window of Triticum aestivum cultivar Chinese Spring chromosome 2D, IWGSC CS RefSeq v2.1, whole genome shotgun sequence:
- the LOC123056090 gene encoding mavicyanin-like, translated as MEPGLLVEGASHSAASLIEVVTTTVLSTASAAIYNVGEPGSAWDLSTNYGTWASSRNFQTSDQIVFKYSPQEHDVLEVSKADYDSCTILNSGNDVVTLTATGTRYFICGFPGHCTGGMKVKIDVMPGSSSSSPASASGPNASNAAPPTPVSAATNVEAMGFGLAVLLAIAGLMA; from the exons ATGGAACCtggtttgttggtggagggggctTCCCATTCCGCCGCCAGCCTCATAGAAGTTGTCACCACT ACCGTCCTGAGCACTGCGTCTGCAGCAATCTACAACGTAGGCGAGCCAGGCAGCGCATGGGACCTCAGCACCAACTACGGCACTTGGGCGTCCTCTAGGAACTTCCAAACCAGCGATCAGATCGTCTTCAAGTACTCCCCTCAGGAACACGACGTACTCGAGGTCAGCAAGGCAGACTACGACTCCTGCACCATCCTCAACTCCGGAAATGATGTTGTCACCCTCACCGCCACCGGCACCCGCTACTTCATCTGCGGTTTCCCTGGCCATTGCACGGGCGGCATGAAGGTCAAGATCGATGTCATGCCAGGCTCCTCCTCTTCGTCACCCGCCTCGGCCAGCGGTCCAAATGCAAGTAACGCTGCCCCGCCAACACCTGTCTCCGCTGCAACCAATGTGGAGGCCATGGGGTTTGGCCTCGCTGTTTTGCTTGCCATTGCCGGCCTCATGGCTTGA
- the LOC123056091 gene encoding mavicyanin-like, producing the protein MPVTRTILLVVAAMAILSTAASAAMYNVGEPGGAWDLGTNYSTWASSRNFQPDDQIVFKYSPQAHDVLEVSKADYDSCSNATPIATLNSGNDVIALTVTGTRYFICGFPGHCAGGMKVKIDVMPSSSSSSPSPAGGPSASNAPLPTPVSAAISMEATDFGLTVLLATHLYTIMYSQVIILASICVAK; encoded by the coding sequence ATGCCCGTCACCAGAACCATTCTCCTTGTCGTGGCCGCGATGGCCATCCTGAGCACGGCCGCCTCGGCTGCAATGTACAATGTCGGCGAGCCCGGCGGAGCATGGGATCTCGGCACCAACTACAGCACGTGGGCGTCATCCAGGAACTTCCAACCCGACGACCAGATCGTCTTCAAGTACTCCCCTCAGGCGCACGATGTCCTCGAGGTCAGCAAGGCCGACTACGACTCATGCAGCAATGCAACCCCCATTGCCACCCTCAACTCCGGGAATGATGTCATCGCCCTTACCGTCACTGGCACCCGCTACTTCATATGCGGCTTCCCTGGCCATTGTGCGGGCGGCATGAAGGTCAAGATCGATGTCATGCCAAGCTCCTCCTCTTCGTCGCCTAGCCCGGCCGGCGGCCCAAGTGCAAGCAACGCTCCCCTACCGACGCCTGTCTCCGCCGCCATCTCTATGGAGGCTACGGACTTTGGCCTCACTGTCTTGCTTGCTACACATTTGTATACAATCATGTATAGTCAAGTAATTATACTAGCAAGTATATGTGTAGCCAAGTAA